One window of Methanogenium organophilum genomic DNA carries:
- a CDS encoding metal ABC transporter solute-binding protein, Zn/Mn family, whose product MNNTTTPATQTGGITDSAPFTVAVTIPPYREFAEAIGGDHVTVMVMVPAGASPHTYEPTPGQLRALADTPLYLAVGSGIEFEEAWMESLTAVNPGMQVVDTSAGITLLHTDEGDAPVTDTTVGTDGDIRYDPHIWLSPANARVIARTIADAYITYAPADAAYFEGQFASYDAELEQLDQEIEETFAGTDKKTVLVYHPAWGYYADRYGLDMHAVETDGKEPSPANLQKIISTAKENEIPVIFASPESPTRNAEAIADEIGGQVVYISPLAEDYTDNLVQVTDAFRTWGV is encoded by the coding sequence ATGAATAATACGACAACACCAGCAACGCAAACAGGCGGTATCACTGACTCTGCACCATTCACGGTTGCAGTCACCATCCCGCCATACCGGGAATTCGCGGAAGCCATCGGAGGGGATCACGTCACGGTCATGGTCATGGTGCCCGCCGGGGCAAGTCCCCACACCTATGAACCCACGCCCGGTCAGTTGCGGGCGCTTGCAGATACACCACTGTACCTGGCAGTGGGTTCCGGCATTGAATTCGAGGAGGCATGGATGGAGAGCCTCACCGCAGTCAACCCCGGTATGCAGGTCGTTGATACCTCTGCGGGCATCACCCTTCTCCACACCGACGAGGGGGATGCACCCGTCACTGATACTACAGTAGGTACAGATGGCGACATCCGCTATGACCCCCACATCTGGCTGTCACCTGCAAACGCCCGCGTCATCGCACGCACTATCGCTGACGCCTATATCACGTATGCACCGGCAGACGCTGCATATTTTGAGGGGCAATTTGCATCATACGATGCAGAACTCGAACAGCTGGACCAGGAAATAGAGGAGACTTTTGCCGGAACGGATAAAAAAACGGTACTCGTCTATCACCCGGCATGGGGATACTATGCCGACCGCTACGGACTTGACATGCACGCGGTTGAAACAGACGGAAAAGAGCCCTCGCCAGCCAATCTTCAGAAAATCATCTCCACCGCAAAAGAGAACGAAATCCCGGTCATATTTGCCTCACCGGAGTCCCCGACACGCAACGCAGAGGCCATCGCAGATGAAATCGGCGGGCAGGTTGTCTACATAAGTCCCCTTGCAGAGGACTACACGGACAATCTGGTACAGGTGACAGATGCGTTCAGGACGTGGGGCGTATGA
- a CDS encoding metal ABC transporter ATP-binding protein, which produces MNTKPPVIEVEQVNLFQNGHPVLEDVSLTVNEHEFHAIIGPNGGGKTTLLKVILGLIRPDSGTVRVMGGTPHAMRAHLGYVPQFRTFDFQFPISVEDMVVSGRLGHLDSPFRRLSHVDREAADEAMATMEITHLRDRPIHDISGGERQRAIIARALAGKPSVLLLDEPTVYVDSPTAERFYDILSRLRETMTIVLVTHDITALSPDVTHISCVNRRLFTHHDNQITEEMITGAYHCPVDLIAHGIPHRVIPDHDNRVFGGR; this is translated from the coding sequence ATGAATACGAAACCGCCGGTCATCGAAGTTGAGCAGGTAAACCTCTTCCAGAACGGGCATCCGGTTCTTGAGGATGTCAGCCTGACGGTGAATGAACATGAGTTCCATGCGATCATCGGCCCGAACGGTGGGGGAAAGACCACACTCCTCAAGGTGATCCTCGGCCTCATCCGTCCGGATTCCGGCACGGTCAGAGTAATGGGCGGCACACCCCACGCGATGCGGGCACATCTCGGGTATGTGCCGCAGTTTCGCACCTTTGACTTCCAGTTCCCGATATCGGTAGAGGACATGGTGGTATCAGGACGTCTCGGCCATCTTGATAGTCCCTTCCGGCGCCTGTCACATGTAGACAGGGAGGCAGCGGACGAGGCGATGGCAACAATGGAGATCACCCATCTCAGGGACCGCCCCATACACGACATCTCAGGCGGGGAACGACAGCGGGCAATCATTGCCCGTGCCCTTGCCGGAAAACCCTCCGTCCTGCTCCTTGACGAACCGACCGTCTATGTGGACAGTCCGACCGCAGAACGTTTTTATGATATTCTCAGTCGTCTGCGCGAAACAATGACCATCGTGCTCGTTACCCATGACATCACCGCCCTCTCACCGGATGTCACCCACATCTCCTGTGTCAACCGGCGTCTCTTTACGCACCATGACAACCAGATCACAGAAGAGATGATCACAGGCGCCTACCACTGTCCGGTAGACCTCATCGCCCACGGTATCCCTCACCGGGTCATCCCCGACCACGACAACCGAGTATTCGGGGGCAGATAA
- a CDS encoding metal ABC transporter permease, whose translation MIEALGFEFFRNALIAGVLAAIACGVIGSFVVVKRMASLAGGISHAAFGGIGLGYFLGIDPLAGAAAVALGTSAATAWIRMKAHQHLDTLVGAVWATGMAAGILFIYLTPGFAPDLFSYLFGNILLVPRDTLLIMAALTAGICIVVAALYPRLVAVSFDEEYASVMDLHPDWIMVILLLLTGLTVVMLIQIVGIILVIALLTLPAATARLFSNSMKEMIISASLLGILFTTAGIWLSYAFDIPSGATIVMVSACVYFGALPIQHHIRGGNRGESQ comes from the coding sequence ATGATAGAAGCACTGGGATTTGAATTCTTTCGCAATGCCCTCATCGCAGGGGTGCTTGCTGCGATCGCCTGCGGCGTCATCGGCAGTTTTGTGGTTGTGAAACGGATGGCCTCCCTTGCAGGCGGCATCTCTCATGCAGCATTCGGCGGCATCGGTCTGGGGTATTTTCTCGGAATAGATCCGCTTGCAGGTGCTGCAGCAGTCGCACTCGGCACGTCTGCTGCCACCGCGTGGATACGAATGAAGGCGCACCAGCACCTCGACACCCTCGTTGGTGCAGTATGGGCCACCGGCATGGCGGCAGGTATCCTTTTTATCTACCTCACCCCTGGGTTTGCCCCCGACCTGTTCAGCTATCTATTCGGAAATATTCTCCTCGTCCCGCGTGACACACTCCTCATTATGGCTGCACTCACCGCAGGTATCTGCATCGTTGTGGCGGCCCTCTATCCCCGCCTTGTGGCGGTAAGTTTTGACGAGGAGTACGCCTCAGTAATGGACCTGCACCCCGATTGGATCATGGTCATCCTTCTGCTGTTGACCGGCCTCACGGTAGTGATGCTCATCCAGATTGTCGGAATCATCTTGGTGATAGCACTCCTGACACTGCCGGCGGCAACCGCACGCCTCTTCTCTAATAGTATGAAAGAGATGATCATCAGTGCGTCCCTCCTGGGCATTCTCTTCACCACCGCCGGCATATGGCTCTCGTACGCCTTTGACATCCCATCCGGAGCGACGATTGTAATGGTGAGTGCGTGTGTGTATTTTGGAGCACTGCCCATCCAACATCACATACGGGGCGGGAACCGCGGCGAATCCCAATAA
- a CDS encoding META domain-containing protein, with amino-acid sequence MRRGTMTVGTVLILLGVVFCCGCTEEPMGGGDLTGTVWMLESYMNMDGSMTESLATAPVTAEFADGSVGGTSGCNTYTAAYVTDGQSLTVEMPVVTMMYCGESGVMDQESRYLSLLRTAAGYMVSGDQLTITDSSGQEILVYRAVNQNLGGTEWMLTGYNNGAGGFVSVLTGTAVTAAFSEDGQISGTAGCNSYSGAYVVTGSAISIGPLAMTEMYCMDPEGVMAQESAYLAAVQAAASFRVGPGDLTITDADGTRMAVYKRYTPAPQGEDWEVTGYNNGQGGVISPLVGTTITAVFGEDGQVTGSAGCNNYFASYSVSGMELTIGPVGSTRMSCETPEGVMEQESQYLALLGDVSTFERAPETLTLRDEDGSILVTYAIAQPKLTAGEWQMVSYRDAGGNTVSALAGTDVTAVFGEDGQVTGKSGCNSYFGSYTTDGPTISIGPLGMTMMYCETPVGVMDQESGYLAALEQAVSYRMSGNELTLHTEDDSTCVRFMQEV; translated from the coding sequence ATGAGAAGAGGGACAATGACTGTGGGGACGGTTCTTATTCTCCTTGGCGTCGTGTTCTGCTGTGGATGTACAGAGGAACCGATGGGAGGGGGCGACCTGACCGGCACAGTCTGGATGTTGGAGAGTTATATGAATATGGACGGTTCCATGACAGAATCGCTTGCAACAGCACCTGTCACCGCTGAGTTCGCAGACGGTTCTGTGGGGGGCACATCCGGGTGCAACACGTATACTGCGGCATATGTCACGGATGGGCAGTCGCTTACAGTGGAAATGCCAGTAGTGACGATGATGTACTGCGGTGAGTCGGGTGTGATGGACCAGGAGTCACGCTACCTGTCACTCCTCCGGACAGCGGCAGGATACATGGTCTCAGGTGATCAGCTTACAATAACGGACTCATCCGGGCAGGAAATCCTTGTCTACCGTGCGGTGAACCAGAACCTGGGTGGAACAGAATGGATGCTCACTGGCTACAACAATGGGGCGGGCGGTTTTGTCTCTGTTCTCACAGGGACTGCTGTCACGGCAGCATTCAGTGAAGACGGGCAGATATCCGGGACGGCGGGATGCAATAGCTATTCCGGAGCATATGTCGTGACCGGTAGTGCCATCTCCATCGGGCCGCTTGCCATGACGGAGATGTACTGCATGGACCCTGAAGGTGTGATGGCACAGGAGAGTGCGTATCTTGCGGCTGTGCAGGCGGCTGCCTCCTTCCGTGTTGGACCTGGTGATCTGACCATCACGGATGCAGACGGTACGCGAATGGCGGTATACAAAAGATACACTCCGGCTCCGCAGGGGGAGGACTGGGAAGTGACTGGTTACAATAATGGTCAGGGTGGTGTTATCTCCCCACTCGTGGGCACCACCATCACCGCGGTCTTCGGTGAAGACGGGCAGGTGACCGGCAGTGCGGGCTGCAACAATTATTTTGCGTCATATTCGGTGAGTGGGATGGAGTTAACCATCGGCCCTGTCGGCTCGACCCGGATGTCCTGCGAAACGCCTGAAGGAGTGATGGAGCAGGAGTCTCAGTATCTGGCCCTTCTGGGTGATGTTTCCACGTTTGAACGGGCGCCGGAGACGCTCACCCTGCGGGATGAAGACGGTAGTATTCTCGTGACCTATGCCATTGCACAGCCGAAACTGACCGCAGGTGAGTGGCAGATGGTCTCATACCGGGATGCGGGCGGGAATACGGTATCTGCACTGGCGGGCACCGATGTGACCGCAGTCTTCGGTGAAGACGGACAGGTGACGGGTAAGAGCGGCTGCAACAGTTATTTTGGTTCATACACGACAGACGGGCCGACAATCTCCATTGGCCCGCTGGGTATGACGATGATGTACTGTGAAACGCCTGTTGGGGTGATGGATCAGGAGAGTGGGTATCTTGCGGCGCTGGAACAGGCGGTCTCCTACCGGATGAGCGGGAATGAATTGACACTGCATACAGAAGACGACAGCACCTGTGTCCGGTTTATGCAGGAGGTCTGA
- the iorB gene encoding indolepyruvate ferredoxin oxidoreductase subunit beta has translation MTESFDVLIVGVGGQGTILASNILGTACLVAGVPVRGAETHGMAQRGGSVETHIRIGGVYGPLISPGTADLIISFDLLEALRYRHFLKPGGTIVTSDSVIVPTSAFTAGAEVPTEAEVMERLADVSCTAIDAAGLAIEAGTILAQNVVMLGAASHVLPLSVEALREAISRSVPPKTVETNIRAFELGREALNP, from the coding sequence ATGACCGAATCCTTTGATGTGCTGATTGTCGGTGTCGGCGGACAGGGCACGATTCTTGCGTCAAACATTCTGGGCACGGCATGCCTCGTTGCGGGAGTGCCTGTACGCGGAGCTGAAACCCACGGGATGGCACAGCGCGGTGGATCTGTGGAGACCCATATCCGTATCGGCGGGGTATATGGCCCGCTGATCTCACCGGGTACTGCTGATCTTATCATCTCGTTTGATCTCCTTGAGGCGCTCCGGTACCGCCATTTCCTGAAACCCGGCGGCACCATCGTGACGAGCGATTCGGTCATTGTGCCTACATCGGCCTTCACAGCAGGCGCTGAGGTGCCGACAGAGGCTGAAGTCATGGAGCGACTCGCGGATGTCTCCTGCACCGCTATTGATGCGGCAGGTCTTGCGATCGAGGCGGGCACGATTCTCGCACAGAATGTGGTGATGCTTGGTGCGGCGTCACACGTGCTGCCACTGAGTGTTGAGGCCCTCAGGGAAGCGATCTCCCGGTCTGTCCCGCCAAAGACCGTCGAGACCAATATCCGTGCCTTTGAACTGGGTCGCGAAGCCCTGAATCCATAA
- the iorA gene encoding indolepyruvate ferredoxin oxidoreductase subunit alpha, whose translation MNTRYMLGNEVIAHACLEAEIDFASGYPGTPSSEVIDSLRHQKDRDFYVEWSVNEKVAFENALAAAWTGIRSLVTMKHVGLNVAADPLLTSAYTGVTGGFVILSADDPYAHSSQNEQDSRRYALFAKIPCLDPASIRDAHSMMKAAFTLSEKVGLPVLFRPTTRICHSKSDIEPGDVGTGHRTGEFVRNPQQYVVIPVHTRVLHKTLNEKQAPLAKMLVEGGFNSAEVRGKTAIISGGIAASYVEELIPEGVSFAKIGAYPIDAEWLKAFVDQHETVLVIEELSPVIEESVRMAATTTVVHGKMDGHLALEGELSPAAVAQAMVSAGYVPTKTYPVVEPEAGIPSRPPLLCAGCGHRAVFYAMKRVFKDGIFPSDIGCYTLGIQLGVVDTTICMGASITVGSGIAQSGETRPVVCTIGDSTFLHTGIQGLLNAVYNGANITVVILDNRITAMTGHQPNPNTGVTATGVASPPVSLEAICRSVGATWVETVSSYDLTGLLEALKTAKGRDGVKVIVARQPCVIAARREGIRRKPYVVDPEVCTGCGLCVKFGCPAIEFHDGKALITSLCSGCSVCADICPAGAIHKGGAK comes from the coding sequence ATGAATACTCGATATATGCTGGGGAACGAGGTGATTGCCCACGCGTGCCTGGAAGCAGAGATTGACTTTGCAAGCGGGTACCCGGGGACTCCGTCGTCAGAAGTGATTGATTCCCTCCGCCACCAGAAAGACCGTGATTTCTACGTTGAATGGTCGGTAAATGAGAAGGTTGCCTTTGAAAATGCCCTTGCTGCGGCATGGACGGGTATCCGCTCTCTTGTCACGATGAAGCATGTCGGGCTTAATGTGGCAGCAGATCCGCTCCTTACCAGTGCCTACACCGGGGTGACAGGCGGGTTTGTGATTCTCTCTGCCGATGATCCCTATGCACACAGTTCACAGAATGAACAGGACAGCAGGCGATATGCACTCTTCGCAAAGATCCCGTGTCTTGACCCTGCAAGTATCCGTGATGCGCATTCAATGATGAAGGCGGCATTTACTCTATCGGAAAAGGTGGGACTGCCTGTGCTATTCCGCCCGACAACACGCATATGCCACTCGAAAAGTGATATTGAACCCGGTGACGTCGGCACCGGGCACCGGACGGGTGAGTTTGTCAGAAACCCGCAGCAGTATGTGGTCATCCCTGTCCATACGCGTGTGTTGCACAAAACGCTCAATGAAAAACAGGCGCCCCTTGCAAAGATGCTTGTTGAAGGCGGGTTTAATTCCGCAGAGGTGCGCGGGAAAACAGCCATCATCAGTGGAGGTATTGCCGCATCTTATGTGGAAGAACTCATTCCCGAGGGTGTTTCCTTTGCAAAAATCGGTGCCTACCCGATTGATGCCGAATGGCTCAAAGCGTTTGTGGACCAGCATGAGACGGTGCTTGTCATCGAAGAACTCTCGCCTGTCATTGAAGAGTCAGTCCGCATGGCTGCGACGACAACGGTTGTCCACGGAAAGATGGATGGTCATCTGGCGCTGGAAGGGGAGCTATCTCCTGCGGCGGTGGCGCAGGCGATGGTATCTGCAGGATATGTTCCCACAAAGACCTACCCCGTGGTAGAGCCTGAGGCCGGCATCCCTTCCCGCCCGCCGCTTCTCTGTGCCGGATGTGGCCACCGTGCGGTCTTCTATGCAATGAAGAGGGTGTTTAAAGACGGCATCTTCCCGAGTGACATCGGCTGCTATACCCTCGGCATCCAGCTCGGAGTGGTGGACACTACCATCTGTATGGGTGCGTCCATCACTGTCGGAAGCGGGATCGCGCAGTCTGGTGAGACACGTCCGGTGGTCTGCACCATCGGAGACTCGACATTCCTGCACACCGGTATTCAGGGACTCCTGAATGCGGTCTATAACGGTGCCAATATAACGGTCGTCATTCTCGATAACCGTATCACGGCGATGACCGGTCACCAACCCAACCCGAATACGGGAGTGACTGCCACCGGTGTGGCCTCTCCCCCCGTTTCCCTTGAAGCGATTTGCCGCTCCGTCGGTGCGACCTGGGTTGAGACGGTCAGCTCCTATGATCTCACCGGTCTTCTCGAGGCACTGAAAACAGCGAAGGGACGCGACGGTGTAAAGGTGATTGTGGCCCGCCAGCCGTGTGTGATTGCCGCACGCCGTGAGGGTATCCGCCGGAAACCGTATGTGGTGGACCCGGAGGTCTGCACCGGTTGTGGCCTCTGTGTAAAATTCGGGTGTCCGGCCATTGAATTCCATGACGGAAAGGCGCTGATTACGAGTCTCTGCAGCGGATGTTCGGTATGTGCTGACATCTGTCCTGCGGGGGCAATTCACAAGGGGGGTGCGAAATGA